A genomic stretch from Halobellus sp. LT62 includes:
- the gcvT gene encoding glycine cleavage system aminomethyltransferase GcvT: protein MALRKPPLYDVYAADASFTDFGGWEMPVEFDSIRAEHAAVRESVGIFDVSHMGEIVVRGSDGTALMQRLTSNDVTRLSPGESQYSTITDESGIIIDDTIVYRLPGEGDAEYLFVPNAGHDEEIHRRWVDHRDEWGLDADVDNETEAWAMVAVQGPDAESTVAKTTETDVASLSKGDVVDADVAGADSLVARTGYTGEDGFEILCSTEDAEAVWTAFADDCTPCGLGSRDTLRTEMGYLLSGQDFDSEDEPRTPYEAGIGWTVALDTEFVGRDALAEIEAEGVAETFVGLVLRERGIARHGYDIVADGEVVGHVTSGTMSPTLGEAIALGYVPTSLSEPGTELSVVVRDREKRAEIVSTPFIEDH from the coding sequence ATGGCCCTTCGGAAGCCGCCGCTGTACGACGTGTACGCCGCGGACGCGAGTTTCACCGACTTCGGCGGGTGGGAGATGCCCGTCGAATTCGACTCGATCCGGGCGGAACACGCGGCCGTTCGGGAATCAGTCGGCATCTTCGACGTGTCGCATATGGGCGAGATCGTCGTGCGTGGATCCGACGGGACCGCGTTGATGCAGCGGCTCACGTCGAACGACGTGACCCGTCTCTCGCCGGGGGAGTCGCAGTACTCGACGATCACCGACGAGTCGGGGATCATCATCGACGATACGATCGTCTACCGGCTCCCCGGCGAGGGGGACGCGGAGTACCTCTTCGTCCCGAACGCCGGCCACGACGAGGAGATTCATCGACGTTGGGTCGACCACCGCGACGAATGGGGGCTCGACGCCGACGTCGACAACGAGACCGAGGCGTGGGCGATGGTAGCGGTACAAGGGCCAGACGCGGAATCGACCGTCGCGAAAACGACCGAGACCGACGTCGCGTCGCTGTCGAAAGGTGACGTGGTCGACGCCGACGTCGCAGGGGCGGACTCGCTGGTCGCCCGAACGGGCTACACCGGCGAAGACGGCTTCGAGATCCTCTGTTCCACCGAGGACGCCGAAGCCGTCTGGACCGCCTTCGCGGACGACTGCACGCCCTGCGGGCTCGGATCGCGGGACACGCTCCGGACCGAGATGGGCTATCTCCTCTCGGGACAGGACTTCGACTCCGAGGACGAACCGCGAACGCCATACGAGGCCGGTATCGGCTGGACCGTCGCGCTCGACACCGAATTCGTCGGTCGCGACGCGCTGGCGGAGATCGAAGCCGAGGGCGTTGCGGAGACCTTCGTCGGCCTCGTCCTTCGCGAGCGCGGAATCGCCCGCCACGGGTACGACATCGTCGCCGACGGCGAGGTCGTCGGGCACGTGACGAGTGGGACGATGAGCCCCACGCTGGGCGAGGCGATCGCCCTCGGCTACGTACCGACGTCGCTTTCGGAACCCGGAACGGAGCTTTCGGTCGTCGTTCGCGACCGAGAGAAGCGCGCTGAAATCGTTTCTACACCATTCATCGAGGACCACTAA
- a CDS encoding TatD family hydrolase, with translation MEDLGTPVLDNHLHLDPEHGRGIDAVDDFVRLGGTHLLVVNKPSWLLGVEPDSGADFRPVFETTCEVVSEANGPLPGRAWPVLGVHPGLVSRLVDDRGFSPAEASELMKAGLDCAAEFVRGDDALALKSGRPHYEVTDAVWDASNDVMKHAFELGAELDCAVQLHTEATDDLREVAKWAEDRGLPAHRVVKHYAGGTLAGPTPSVMSEKDWLLTAADAGEPFLMETDFVDDPDRPGAVLGPKTVPRRVRWLLDEGRDDAVERAHVDTPERVYGIDTRATLSR, from the coding sequence ATGGAAGACCTCGGTACGCCGGTGCTCGACAACCACCTCCACCTCGATCCCGAACACGGCAGGGGAATCGACGCCGTCGACGACTTCGTTCGCCTCGGCGGCACGCACCTCCTCGTGGTGAACAAGCCCTCGTGGCTCCTCGGGGTCGAACCCGATTCCGGAGCGGACTTTCGCCCGGTCTTCGAGACGACCTGCGAGGTGGTCAGCGAGGCGAACGGGCCCCTCCCCGGCCGCGCGTGGCCCGTCCTCGGCGTCCACCCCGGACTCGTCTCCCGACTCGTCGACGACCGCGGATTCTCGCCCGCGGAAGCGAGCGAGTTGATGAAGGCGGGACTCGACTGCGCGGCCGAGTTCGTTCGCGGGGACGACGCGCTCGCGCTGAAATCCGGTCGCCCGCACTACGAAGTGACCGACGCGGTGTGGGACGCCTCCAACGACGTGATGAAACACGCCTTCGAGTTGGGTGCCGAACTCGACTGCGCCGTCCAGTTGCACACCGAGGCGACCGACGACCTCCGCGAGGTGGCCAAGTGGGCGGAGGACCGCGGACTGCCGGCGCACCGGGTCGTCAAGCACTACGCGGGCGGGACGCTCGCGGGGCCGACGCCGAGCGTGATGAGCGAGAAAGACTGGTTGCTCACCGCGGCCGACGCGGGCGAGCCGTTCCTGATGGAAACGGACTTCGTCGACGACCCGGACCGACCAGGCGCGGTGCTCGGACCGAAGACCGTGCCGCGTCGCGTGCGGTGGTTACTTGACGAGGGCCGAGACGACGCGGTCGAGCGCGCGCACGTCGACACGCCGGAGCGAGTCTACGGTATCGACACGCGAGCGACGCTGTCGCGGTGA
- the gcvH gene encoding glycine cleavage system protein GcvH: protein MFEVPEDRKYLESHEYATTDGETATIGITDFAQDELGDVVFVELPEVGDEITQHEEFGVVESIKAVSDLYAPISGTVTAVNEALFDQPELVNEDPYGEGWLLEVEVADASEFDDLLGPEEYREQTE, encoded by the coding sequence ATGTTCGAAGTACCAGAAGACCGCAAGTACCTGGAATCGCACGAGTACGCAACCACCGACGGCGAGACCGCGACGATCGGCATCACCGACTTCGCGCAGGACGAACTGGGCGACGTCGTGTTCGTCGAACTGCCGGAGGTCGGCGACGAGATCACACAGCACGAGGAGTTCGGCGTGGTCGAGTCGATCAAGGCCGTTTCGGACCTCTACGCGCCGATTTCGGGGACGGTCACCGCCGTCAACGAGGCGCTGTTCGATCAGCCCGAGTTGGTCAACGAAGACCCATACGGCGAGGGTTGGTTGCTCGAAGTCGAGGTCGCCGACGCGTCGGAGTTCGACGACCTCCTCGGGCCCGAGGAGTACCGCGAGCAAACCGAGTGA
- the gcvPB gene encoding aminomethyl-transferring glycine dehydrogenase subunit GcvPB, giving the protein MNYDQARYGDEDRYEPLLSEKDTTSVDVVGRSPTSNQNSSSSGDVGETSPLPDDLTRDSLELPGLSEPELARHYTRLSQMNWSVESGPYPLGSCTMKYNPSFTEDVAADPKGAVHPDRSDGTIQGTLELLYDLQDYLARIGGMDAVTLQPPAGAAGEFTGILVAKAYHEANDDEERSEVIVPASAHGTNFASAAMAGYDVVELPSGEDGRVDLDALDAAVSEETAALMLTNPNTVGVFERDIEEIADIVHDAGGLLYYDGANLNALLGQARPGDMGFDVMHYNVHKTFATPHGGGGPGAGPVGVTEELAEFLPSPQVREREGHYELYEPDRSIGKVHGYQGNWLVLVKAYAYIARLGDSGLKDASAKAVLNANYLASQIDYEIPYGPFHHEFAATAGDRDAADVAKRMLDYGVHPPTTKWPELVPEAMLTEPTEAESLDSLNDLAAAFDSAMADSDEELESAPSKTTAGRIDQATAARNPRLSWRALGEEE; this is encoded by the coding sequence ATGAACTACGATCAAGCGCGCTACGGCGACGAGGACCGATACGAACCGCTGCTCTCCGAGAAGGATACGACGAGCGTCGACGTAGTCGGACGCAGTCCGACAAGCAACCAGAACTCTTCAAGTTCTGGTGACGTCGGCGAGACGTCGCCGCTGCCGGACGATCTGACCCGCGACAGCCTCGAACTGCCGGGGCTCTCAGAGCCCGAGCTAGCCCGCCACTACACGCGACTCTCGCAGATGAACTGGAGCGTCGAGAGCGGGCCGTACCCGCTCGGATCGTGTACGATGAAGTACAACCCCTCGTTCACCGAGGACGTCGCGGCCGATCCGAAGGGTGCCGTCCACCCCGACCGCTCGGACGGAACGATCCAAGGGACGCTCGAACTCCTCTACGACCTGCAGGACTACCTCGCCCGAATCGGAGGAATGGACGCGGTGACGCTGCAGCCGCCCGCCGGGGCCGCCGGCGAGTTCACAGGCATCCTCGTCGCGAAGGCGTATCACGAGGCCAACGATGACGAGGAGCGCTCAGAGGTAATCGTGCCCGCATCGGCGCACGGGACGAACTTCGCGAGCGCCGCGATGGCCGGCTACGACGTCGTCGAGTTGCCTTCCGGCGAGGACGGCCGCGTCGACCTCGATGCTCTCGATGCCGCTGTCTCCGAGGAGACCGCGGCGCTGATGCTGACGAATCCCAACACCGTCGGCGTGTTCGAGCGCGACATCGAGGAGATCGCCGACATCGTCCACGACGCCGGCGGACTGCTCTACTACGACGGCGCGAACCTCAACGCGCTGCTCGGACAGGCTCGCCCCGGCGACATGGGCTTCGACGTGATGCACTACAACGTCCACAAAACCTTTGCGACGCCGCACGGCGGCGGCGGGCCGGGAGCCGGCCCCGTCGGCGTCACCGAGGAGCTCGCCGAGTTCCTCCCCAGCCCGCAGGTCCGCGAGCGCGAGGGCCACTACGAGCTGTACGAGCCCGATCGGAGCATCGGGAAAGTCCACGGCTATCAGGGTAACTGGCTCGTGTTGGTGAAGGCGTACGCCTACATCGCTCGGCTCGGCGATTCGGGACTGAAAGACGCCTCCGCGAAGGCCGTGCTGAACGCGAACTACCTCGCCTCACAGATCGATTACGAGATCCCGTACGGACCGTTCCACCACGAGTTCGCGGCGACGGCGGGCGATCGCGACGCCGCGGACGTCGCAAAGAGAATGCTCGATTACGGCGTCCACCCGCCGACGACGAAGTGGCCCGAACTCGTCCCCGAGGCGATGCTCACCGAGCCGACGGAGGCTGAGAGCCTCGATTCGCTGAACGACCTCGCGGCCGCCTTCGATAGCGCGATGGCTGATTCGGACGAGGAACTCGAATCCGCGCCCTCGAAGACGACTGCGGGCCGGATCGATCAGGCGACCGCCGCGCGAAACCCGCGGCTCTCGTGGCGCGCGCTGGGTGAGGAAGAATAA
- the gcvPA gene encoding aminomethyl-transferring glycine dehydrogenase subunit GcvPA has translation MTDTSRHEHSDGSPYAPHTPDQTEEMLAAVGVESEADLFDVPAEVRFDGDLGIESRSERELRAELSETFAKNQNITEFLGRDHHSHYVPSLVDDLSRRSEFLTSYTQYQPEITQGFLQALFEYQSLLVELTGLPVANCSMYDAATGLGEAARLAGRVRQASGTTVLIPEILHENKRGVLENYIDGTDLEIRTYPMDDGNVDLDALADLAGEETVMVYAENPTVRGTIEERLTEIGEIADEADALFCLGTDVVALGLLEVPERVGADVVVGEADALGLPTAYGMGLGIFATRETFLRQVPGRLVGASEDAAGKRAFTLTLQTREQHIRKERATSNICTNQAWVALRTAMHIAYLGPDGLVDLAGQCVREAESLSDSLSDLRGVKAPVHDRHHFREFLARTDQPAPAIARDLEASGFAVHVVDDHLLQVCVTDVNAAETEALVEAFEEAL, from the coding sequence ATGACTGATACGTCCAGACACGAACACAGCGACGGAAGTCCGTACGCGCCGCACACACCCGACCAGACCGAGGAGATGCTCGCGGCCGTCGGCGTCGAGAGCGAAGCAGACCTCTTCGACGTCCCGGCGGAAGTGCGGTTCGACGGCGACCTCGGAATCGAATCACGGAGCGAGCGCGAACTCCGCGCGGAGCTGTCGGAGACCTTCGCGAAGAATCAGAACATAACGGAGTTCCTCGGTCGCGATCACCACTCGCACTACGTGCCGTCGCTGGTCGACGACCTCTCGCGGCGCTCGGAGTTTCTGACCTCCTACACCCAGTACCAACCGGAGATCACGCAGGGGTTCCTGCAGGCGCTGTTCGAGTACCAGTCGCTGCTCGTCGAGCTCACGGGGCTCCCGGTCGCGAACTGTTCGATGTACGACGCCGCGACGGGGCTCGGCGAGGCCGCTCGTCTCGCCGGACGCGTCCGGCAGGCGTCGGGAACGACGGTGTTGATCCCCGAAATCCTCCACGAGAACAAGCGCGGAGTATTGGAGAACTACATCGACGGCACCGACTTGGAGATCAGAACGTACCCGATGGACGACGGCAACGTCGATCTCGACGCGCTCGCGGATCTCGCCGGCGAGGAGACGGTGATGGTCTACGCGGAGAACCCCACCGTCCGCGGCACGATCGAGGAGCGCCTGACCGAAATCGGCGAGATCGCCGACGAGGCCGACGCGCTGTTCTGTCTCGGGACCGACGTCGTCGCGCTCGGCCTGCTCGAAGTGCCAGAACGCGTCGGTGCGGACGTCGTCGTCGGCGAGGCCGACGCGCTCGGCCTTCCGACGGCCTACGGGATGGGGCTCGGCATCTTCGCCACCCGCGAGACGTTCCTCAGACAGGTTCCCGGACGGCTCGTCGGCGCGAGCGAGGACGCCGCCGGCAAGCGAGCGTTCACGCTGACGCTGCAGACGCGCGAACAGCACATCCGGAAGGAGCGCGCGACGTCGAACATCTGTACGAATCAGGCGTGGGTGGCGCTGCGGACCGCGATGCACATCGCGTATCTCGGGCCCGACGGGCTCGTCGATCTCGCGGGGCAGTGCGTCCGCGAGGCCGAGTCGCTTTCTGACTCTCTGAGCGACCTGCGCGGCGTCAAAGCGCCCGTTCACGACCGACACCACTTCCGAGAGTTCCTCGCGCGAACCGACCAGCCAGCCCCGGCGATCGCGCGGGATCTCGAAGCGAGCGGCTTCGCCGTCCACGTCGTCGACGACCACCTGCTGCAGGTGTGCGTAACCGATGTGAACGCCGCTGAGACCGAGGCCCTCGTCGAGGCGTTCGAGGAGGCACTATGA
- a CDS encoding DUF2150 family protein has product MTEAEETYYTEDRWQNWLARVEEEELDPENEDSARLLLNLQDDAAIAVAKIVSAYEESRLGDEEAIEELERVRTIVLSEPELDIEDEDARADKAMLIDGVQTSLVCVFYAAEEYIVAGAAEEAPLEEYVEAAAAAERDEDMDAALGYLVQAGTRIIAGDELDMTVAEELEYGLVSEWVNGLDSLQSAMSDPEVVEEED; this is encoded by the coding sequence ATGACCGAGGCCGAGGAGACCTACTACACCGAAGACCGCTGGCAGAACTGGCTCGCGCGCGTCGAGGAAGAGGAGCTCGACCCCGAGAACGAAGACTCCGCGCGATTGCTTTTGAACCTGCAGGACGACGCCGCCATCGCGGTCGCGAAGATCGTCTCCGCGTACGAGGAGAGCAGACTCGGCGACGAGGAGGCGATCGAGGAGCTCGAACGCGTCCGGACGATCGTCCTCTCGGAGCCCGAACTCGATATCGAAGACGAGGACGCGAGAGCGGACAAGGCGATGCTCATCGACGGCGTTCAGACGAGCCTCGTCTGCGTCTTTTACGCGGCCGAGGAGTACATCGTCGCGGGCGCGGCCGAGGAAGCGCCCCTCGAAGAGTACGTGGAAGCCGCCGCCGCGGCCGAGCGAGACGAGGATATGGACGCGGCGCTGGGCTACCTCGTGCAGGCCGGGACGCGCATCATCGCCGGCGACGAGCTCGATATGACCGTCGCCGAGGAGCTCGAATACGGCCTCGTCTCCGAGTGGGTCAACGGCCTCGACAGCCTCCAGAGCGCGATGAGCGACCCCGAAGTCGTCGAGGAAGAGGACTGA
- a CDS encoding NYN domain-containing protein, whose protein sequence is MDPQGRQFVADGGHDGERRVALFVDGPNVLRDEFDVDLDDVREAGATAGQITALRLYLDEHATPGLIQAAEARGFEVVVTSGDVDVRLAIDVTQFAIEDRADVIAIASRDTDFKPAIETANAYGCRTFAIAPGEFGRSDALRNAATEEITIEERDDDGPTLVGYDE, encoded by the coding sequence ATGGATCCACAGGGACGCCAGTTCGTCGCGGACGGCGGCCACGACGGAGAGCGGCGCGTCGCGCTCTTCGTCGACGGGCCGAACGTCCTCCGCGACGAGTTCGACGTCGATCTCGACGACGTCCGCGAGGCGGGCGCGACCGCGGGACAGATCACGGCGCTCCGACTGTACCTCGACGAGCACGCGACCCCGGGGCTGATTCAGGCCGCGGAGGCGCGGGGGTTCGAGGTCGTCGTCACGAGCGGTGACGTCGACGTCCGTCTAGCGATCGACGTGACCCAGTTCGCGATCGAAGACCGCGCGGACGTCATCGCCATCGCCTCCCGCGACACGGATTTCAAGCCCGCGATCGAGACCGCGAACGCCTACGGCTGCCGAACGTTCGCGATCGCGCCCGGCGAGTTCGGTCGCTCGGACGCGTTGCGGAACGCGGCGACCGAGGAGATCACGATCGAGGAGCGCGACGATGACGGTCCCACGCTCGTCGGCTACGACGAATAG
- a CDS encoding SDR family NAD(P)-dependent oxidoreductase, whose product MSSFTDGVAIVTGGGSGIGETTAIEFAERGASVVVADVDVEGGEATVETIEEAGGDARFVETDVTDPDAARGMVDVAVDEFGGLDYAFNNAGVGGAQTPITDYDPEDWQAVIDVNLLGVFNCLKPEIEQMQEQESGAIVNNSSILGHVGFESASGYVAAKHGILGLTKTAALENGETGVRINAVCPGFIETPLLEEGGITSDPELRKQIESRHAMNRLGTPQEIADAVCWLCSAEASFVTGEALGVEGGYLSQ is encoded by the coding sequence ATGAGCTCGTTTACCGATGGCGTCGCGATCGTCACGGGCGGCGGATCTGGAATCGGCGAGACGACGGCGATAGAATTCGCCGAGCGCGGGGCCAGCGTCGTCGTCGCCGATGTCGACGTCGAGGGCGGCGAGGCGACCGTCGAGACGATCGAGGAGGCCGGCGGTGACGCCCGGTTCGTCGAGACCGACGTCACCGATCCCGACGCGGCGAGAGGGATGGTCGACGTCGCGGTCGACGAATTCGGTGGGCTCGATTACGCGTTCAACAACGCCGGTGTCGGCGGCGCACAGACGCCCATCACCGACTACGACCCTGAGGATTGGCAGGCCGTCATCGACGTGAATTTGCTCGGCGTGTTCAACTGCCTGAAACCCGAAATCGAACAGATGCAGGAACAGGAAAGCGGTGCGATCGTCAACAACTCCTCGATACTGGGGCACGTCGGCTTCGAGTCCGCATCGGGCTACGTCGCGGCGAAGCACGGTATCTTGGGGTTGACGAAGACCGCCGCCTTGGAGAACGGTGAGACCGGGGTCCGTATCAACGCCGTCTGTCCGGGATTCATCGAGACGCCGCTGTTGGAGGAAGGCGGAATCACGTCCGATCCGGAGCTGCGGAAACAGATCGAGAGCCGCCACGCGATGAACCGACTCGGCACGCCACAAGAGATCGCCGACGCGGTTTGTTGGCTCTGCTCTGCGGAGGCGTCGTTCGTCACCGGCGAGGCGCTCGGCGTCGAGGGCGGCTATCTGAGTCAGTGA